Proteins found in one Anaerolineae bacterium genomic segment:
- a CDS encoding D-cysteine desulfhydrase family protein: MTFLPPLPRVPLAHLPTPVEPLVRLSDQLGLTLLVKRDDQTGLAFGGNKTRKLELLVAQAQAEGATRLLTTGAVQSNHCRQTAAAAARLGLACTLVLAGGPEPASGNLLLDRLLGAEVVWTTRERRNADLRTAFEAAQAAGERPFLIPYGGSSPTGAAAYAYALEELLAQGVRPDFIVLASSSGGTQAGLVAGARLLGYTGRILGISVDEPAAVLRQRVADLASEVCTLLGTPQPITADEVWVEDTYAAPGYGVLTAHEAEAIHTFAHLEGLLLDPVYTGRAAGGLLDLARRGVFPPGSTVLFWHTGGTPGLFATRYREGLLDLPSSSL, encoded by the coding sequence ATGACCTTTTTGCCTCCTCTCCCTCGCGTGCCCCTGGCCCACCTACCTACGCCGGTGGAGCCGTTGGTCCGGTTGAGCGATCAACTGGGCCTGACCCTGCTGGTCAAGCGCGACGACCAAACCGGCCTGGCCTTCGGCGGCAACAAAACGCGCAAACTGGAATTGCTGGTCGCCCAGGCGCAGGCCGAAGGAGCCACACGCCTGCTGACCACCGGTGCGGTGCAGTCGAACCACTGCCGCCAGACCGCCGCGGCCGCCGCGCGACTGGGGCTGGCCTGCACCTTAGTGCTGGCCGGAGGCCCGGAGCCAGCCAGCGGCAATCTGCTCCTCGACCGCCTGCTGGGCGCCGAGGTAGTCTGGACCACCCGTGAGCGCCGCAATGCCGACCTGCGGACGGCTTTCGAGGCGGCTCAGGCGGCCGGGGAGCGCCCCTTCCTCATCCCCTATGGTGGGTCCAGCCCTACCGGTGCCGCCGCCTACGCCTACGCCTTAGAGGAGTTGCTTGCCCAGGGCGTGAGGCCGGACTTCATCGTCCTGGCTTCGTCTTCCGGCGGCACCCAGGCCGGGCTGGTGGCCGGGGCGCGGCTGTTGGGCTACACCGGGCGCATTCTGGGGATCAGCGTGGACGAGCCAGCCGCCGTGTTGCGCCAACGGGTGGCCGACTTAGCCAGCGAAGTGTGCACACTGCTCGGCACACCCCAGCCCATCACCGCCGACGAGGTGTGGGTCGAAGACACCTACGCCGCCCCCGGCTATGGGGTGCTCACGGCGCACGAAGCGGAGGCCATCCACACCTTCGCCCACCTTGAGGGCCTGCTGCTCGATCCGGTTTATACCGGGCGGGCGGCCGGCGGATTGCTGGACCTGGCCCGGCGGGGCGTGTTTCCGCCCGGCAGCACGGTGCTTTTCTGGCACACCGGCGGCACGCCAGGGCTATTCGCCACGCGCTACCGGGAAGGGCTGCTGGACCTCCCCTCCTCCTCCCTTTGA